One Antarctobacter heliothermus DNA segment encodes these proteins:
- a CDS encoding metal-dependent hydrolase, producing MQIIWLGHGSFRIEIGGEVLLIDPWINGNPMMEGQDTDAAIAGATQILVTHGHFDHTNDIVEINQKTGAPVSGMYELANVLTGMGAVEGNAFNKGGTVRFGEVAVTMVPASHSSSMAVDGVARYMGMETGFMIEGDGHTIYHSSDTAIMADMGWMGAYFRPDIGILSAGGYYTMDMQQAAWAAQEYFDFKTVIPGHYRTFPALEQSAEVLAEGLPGVDVIEPHVMQPITF from the coding sequence ATGCAAATAATCTGGCTAGGCCACGGCAGTTTCCGCATTGAAATCGGCGGTGAGGTGCTGCTGATCGACCCTTGGATCAACGGCAACCCGATGATGGAGGGACAAGACACCGACGCCGCCATCGCCGGGGCGACGCAGATCCTTGTGACCCACGGCCATTTCGACCACACCAACGACATCGTCGAGATCAACCAAAAAACCGGCGCGCCGGTCTCGGGGATGTATGAGCTGGCCAATGTGTTGACCGGCATGGGCGCGGTTGAGGGCAATGCCTTCAACAAAGGTGGCACGGTTCGCTTTGGCGAAGTTGCCGTGACTATGGTGCCCGCCTCGCACAGCTCCTCAATGGCTGTGGACGGCGTAGCACGTTACATGGGTATGGAAACCGGGTTCATGATCGAGGGTGACGGGCACACGATTTATCACTCCTCTGACACGGCCATCATGGCCGACATGGGCTGGATGGGGGCCTATTTCAGACCCGACATCGGCATTCTTTCGGCGGGCGGCTATTATACGATGGACATGCAGCAGGCGGCTTGGGCCGCGCAGGAGTACTTTGACTTCAAGACCGTGATTCCCGGCCATTACCGCACGTTCCCCGCCTTGGAACAATCGGCAGAGGTTCTGGCAGAGGGCTTGCCGGGGGTGGACGTGATCGAGCCACATGTCATGCAGCCGATCACGTTCTAA
- a CDS encoding sialidase family protein: MSDFVTVLVGTTKGLFLLRSDTERAQWSVSGPLCDGWSINHAIGDPETGALWAGGGGEFHGAGVWRSTDGGESWALTKLADGTMDEWIRNDPETAAFFGTEPQPPAPFSGRVEAIWSLGQVNGKLYAGAKPATLFVSETGGETWEAVESLTDHPSSDSWQPGGAGLTLHTIVSSPADPAKMWLGISSAGVFATEDGAESWERRNRLSNAEACGHHHHPAAPKDGETGHCVHNLVRAGGAGDLLYQQNHHGVWRSSDGGRSWDDITEGLPSTFGFPVAVHPDKAGTLWVLPLNGDSAGRYPPDASAAVWRSRDGGDSWEACREGLPQAHCFFTVLRQAMATDRAAAPGVYFGTNSGSIFASLDEGDNWSEIARHLPTVLCVETVMAG, from the coding sequence ATGTCGGATTTTGTCACGGTGCTGGTGGGCACCACCAAAGGATTGTTTCTGCTCCGCTCAGATACCGAACGGGCGCAATGGTCGGTCAGCGGGCCGCTGTGCGACGGCTGGTCGATCAACCACGCGATTGGCGATCCTGAAACCGGCGCGCTGTGGGCCGGGGGCGGCGGTGAATTTCACGGCGCTGGCGTCTGGCGGTCGACCGATGGCGGCGAAAGCTGGGCTTTGACCAAGCTGGCCGATGGCACCATGGACGAATGGATCCGCAATGATCCGGAAACAGCGGCCTTTTTCGGAACAGAACCCCAGCCCCCTGCCCCCTTTTCCGGGCGGGTGGAAGCGATCTGGTCGCTGGGACAAGTGAATGGCAAGCTGTACGCCGGGGCCAAACCAGCGACGCTTTTTGTCAGTGAGACCGGCGGCGAGACCTGGGAGGCCGTCGAGAGCCTGACCGATCATCCCTCCTCGGACAGCTGGCAGCCCGGTGGCGCGGGCCTGACGCTGCATACGATCGTCAGCAGTCCGGCTGATCCGGCCAAGATGTGGCTGGGCATTTCCTCTGCCGGGGTCTTTGCCACCGAGGATGGCGCGGAAAGCTGGGAGAGACGCAATCGTCTGTCCAATGCCGAGGCCTGCGGCCACCACCATCACCCCGCTGCCCCCAAGGACGGCGAGACCGGGCATTGCGTCCACAATCTGGTGCGGGCGGGCGGTGCGGGAGACCTGTTGTACCAGCAAAATCATCACGGGGTCTGGCGCTCATCCGATGGGGGGCGCAGTTGGGATGATATCACCGAGGGGTTGCCCTCGACCTTTGGGTTTCCGGTGGCTGTGCATCCTGACAAGGCTGGCACGCTTTGGGTGCTGCCCCTGAACGGGGACAGTGCCGGGCGGTATCCGCCTGACGCCTCGGCGGCGGTCTGGCGGTCGCGTGATGGCGGCGATAGCTGGGAGGCGTGCCGTGAGGGGCTGCCGCAGGCGCATTGCTTTTTCACCGTCTTGAGGCAGGCGATGGCCACGGATCGGGCCGCCGCGCCGGGGGTTTATTTCGGGACCAACTCGGGCTCGATCTTTGCCAGCCTTGACGAGGGAGACAACTGGTCCGAGATCGCGCGGCATCTGCCCACGGTCTTGTGTGTGGAGACGGTCATGGCGGGGTGA